In Fodinibius saliphilus, a genomic segment contains:
- a CDS encoding SDR family oxidoreductase encodes MDLSNIQALVTGGSSGIGKATAEAITEAGGNVVIAARSKGRLEEAAEEVGATPLQCDVGDEQGVVKLVEKTIKALDGYNVLINNAGYGTFSRLVDLSASDFAEQLRTNTIGAMVVARESAKYFIEQDYGNIINVSSTAGKKGFEGGTAYVASKFALGGMTECWRSELRPHNIRVMQINPSEVQTAFPENAGLEERDFNESKLIADDIAQTICSMLSLPDRGFIPETSVWATNPQ; translated from the coding sequence ATGGATTTATCAAACATTCAAGCATTAGTCACAGGTGGAAGCTCTGGCATCGGAAAAGCAACAGCAGAAGCCATTACTGAAGCTGGTGGCAATGTTGTTATAGCTGCTCGAAGTAAAGGGCGTTTAGAAGAAGCAGCCGAAGAGGTTGGGGCCACACCCCTGCAATGCGATGTAGGCGATGAACAGGGAGTGGTCAAGCTTGTTGAAAAGACCATCAAGGCGTTGGATGGCTACAATGTGCTTATCAACAATGCGGGCTACGGTACCTTTTCGAGGCTTGTTGATCTGTCAGCATCTGATTTTGCCGAACAGCTAAGAACCAACACCATTGGCGCAATGGTAGTAGCACGCGAATCTGCAAAATATTTTATTGAGCAGGATTATGGCAACATCATCAACGTATCATCAACCGCAGGCAAGAAAGGGTTTGAAGGGGGCACGGCCTATGTTGCCAGCAAATTTGCCTTGGGCGGTATGACAGAATGCTGGCGATCAGAGCTGCGTCCACATAACATTCGAGTGATGCAGATCAATCCCAGCGAAGTACAAACTGCTTTTCCCGAAAATGCCGGGCTGGAAGAACGAGACTTTAATGAAAGCAAACTCATTGCGGACGATATTGCTCAGACAATCTGCAGTATGCTGTCGCTACCCGATCGCGGCTTTATCCCCGAAACCAGTGTATGGGCAACGAATCCACAGTAA
- a CDS encoding aromatic ring-hydroxylating oxygenase subunit alpha translates to MNTQDLPDVTSENLQQKPIESAETIPSSWYHSEAIFEFENEHIFSNYWQLGIHQSELPKTGDMHTLEVADNPLLLVRDKKEQINAFYNVCKHRGGPVAVKKGTTSVLQCQYHGWTYLLDGSLRGVPHFRKVELFDKKDFGLEPVTLDQWQGLVFVSLNDKIKPISHFVAGIDKQIAPVNLSDFQFVETQSYTIDCNWKVYVDNFLEGYHIPIVHPELAQLLDYGKYKTDTEEWYSLQHSPFKDKDDDNLYQASDGQAYYYFIFPNIMLNILPGRLQTNVIQPVSPTKTEVIFNFYYLEKDNKKVIKDDIEYSHKIQLEDIEICELVQKGLKSKAYDKGRFSVQREKGVYHFQSLIKQEFASVF, encoded by the coding sequence ATGAATACACAAGATCTGCCGGATGTTACATCCGAAAACCTCCAGCAAAAGCCTATAGAATCAGCTGAAACAATCCCTTCGAGCTGGTATCATTCTGAAGCAATATTTGAATTCGAAAATGAGCATATCTTTTCAAACTACTGGCAACTCGGGATTCACCAGTCAGAGCTACCCAAAACCGGTGACATGCACACGCTGGAGGTGGCAGATAATCCCCTGCTGTTAGTTCGCGACAAAAAAGAGCAGATAAACGCCTTTTATAACGTATGCAAACATCGGGGTGGCCCCGTTGCAGTCAAAAAAGGAACTACCTCGGTATTACAGTGCCAATATCACGGCTGGACCTATCTTCTTGACGGCTCACTCCGGGGTGTTCCCCATTTTCGAAAAGTAGAGCTCTTCGACAAAAAAGATTTTGGGCTTGAACCGGTTACACTCGATCAGTGGCAAGGCTTGGTCTTTGTATCGCTAAATGATAAAATTAAGCCGATCTCACATTTTGTAGCCGGAATCGACAAACAGATCGCGCCCGTTAACCTTTCCGACTTCCAATTTGTAGAAACCCAATCATATACCATTGACTGCAACTGGAAAGTCTACGTCGATAACTTCTTGGAAGGATATCACATCCCCATTGTCCATCCCGAGCTAGCCCAACTACTCGACTATGGGAAATATAAAACAGATACCGAAGAGTGGTATTCTCTGCAACACAGTCCTTTCAAGGACAAAGATGATGACAATCTCTACCAAGCATCAGATGGACAAGCCTACTACTATTTCATCTTTCCCAATATTATGCTCAATATTCTTCCGGGGCGGCTACAGACAAATGTTATACAGCCCGTTAGCCCCACAAAAACAGAAGTCATATTCAATTTCTATTACCTCGAAAAGGATAACAAAAAAGTAATCAAAGACGATATCGAATACAGTCACAAAATACAGCTTGAAGACATCGAAATATGTGAACTCGTCCAAAAAGGCCTAAAATCCAAAGCTTATGATAAAGGACGGTTTTCCGTTCAACGAGAGAAGGGCGTTTACCATTTTCAATCATTAATTAAACAAGAGTTTGCATCTGTATTTTAA
- a CDS encoding pyridoxal phosphate-dependent decarboxylase family protein — protein MDNNEFRKNAHELVDWMADYFEEVEEYPVKPDVEPGDILAQLPNSAPQAGESFEAMFADFKNIIMPGMTHWESPNFMGYFPANKSYPSVLAEMLTATLGAQCMSWLTSPAATELEEKVMEWLRELIGLPDFFTGVIEGTASTSTLCALLMAREQITDFGVNQSGFSGNQDYTIYCSSETHSSIEKDVKIAGFGRKNLRKIPVDKDYAMKPEALEETIRNDLENGKKPTAVVATIGTTGSTAIDPLKKIGKLCSKYEIFLHVDAAYAGTALLLPEKRWMNEGIEYADSFVFNPHKWMFTNFDCSAFYVEDEALLVRTFEIMPEYLKTPEDERVKNYRDWGITLGRRFRALKLWFVMRSFGIDGLQKKIRGHISLAKDLTETIEEHKDFELLAPVPLNTICFRFHPNHIDDAKKLDELNSKLLNNIQRDGSLFLTHTKLDGKYTIRIVLGNTNLEKKHVEQAWKIIKEKAFELIH, from the coding sequence ATGGATAATAATGAATTTCGTAAGAACGCTCATGAACTTGTTGACTGGATGGCTGACTACTTTGAAGAAGTAGAAGAATATCCGGTAAAGCCCGACGTAGAGCCCGGTGATATTCTAGCACAACTCCCGAATTCGGCACCACAAGCAGGCGAATCCTTCGAAGCGATGTTTGCTGACTTTAAAAATATTATCATGCCCGGGATGACCCACTGGGAAAGCCCCAACTTTATGGGCTATTTTCCTGCTAATAAAAGTTATCCATCTGTATTGGCCGAAATGCTGACGGCTACCCTTGGTGCACAGTGCATGAGCTGGCTCACCTCTCCCGCTGCTACGGAGCTTGAAGAGAAAGTAATGGAGTGGCTACGAGAACTTATCGGCTTGCCTGACTTTTTCACCGGTGTTATTGAAGGTACGGCCTCCACATCAACCCTTTGCGCGCTACTGATGGCCCGAGAACAGATTACCGATTTCGGCGTCAATCAATCGGGTTTTAGTGGCAATCAAGATTATACGATATACTGCTCATCAGAAACCCATTCATCCATTGAAAAAGACGTAAAAATTGCGGGCTTTGGTCGAAAAAATCTCCGAAAAATACCGGTAGACAAAGACTATGCTATGAAACCGGAAGCACTGGAAGAAACAATCCGCAATGACCTCGAAAACGGAAAAAAACCAACCGCAGTTGTAGCCACGATTGGTACAACAGGCTCTACCGCTATCGATCCATTAAAAAAGATTGGAAAACTCTGCTCCAAATACGAAATCTTTCTGCATGTTGATGCTGCCTACGCCGGAACAGCCCTTTTACTGCCCGAAAAACGCTGGATGAATGAGGGTATCGAATATGCAGATTCCTTTGTATTTAATCCCCATAAGTGGATGTTTACCAATTTTGACTGCTCAGCCTTTTATGTAGAGGATGAAGCCCTACTGGTACGAACATTCGAAATTATGCCTGAATACCTGAAGACGCCTGAAGATGAGCGCGTCAAAAACTATCGCGACTGGGGCATCACCTTGGGAAGACGATTTCGTGCCTTGAAACTATGGTTTGTTATGCGCAGCTTTGGAATTGACGGATTACAGAAAAAAATACGCGGGCATATCTCCCTGGCCAAAGATTTAACAGAAACAATCGAAGAGCATAAAGATTTTGAGCTGTTGGCCCCGGTGCCCTTGAATACGATCTGTTTTCGTTTTCATCCGAATCATATTGATGATGCAAAGAAACTTGATGAACTTAACAGTAAACTGCTTAACAATATTCAAAGAGACGGATCCCTCTTTTTAACACATACTAAGCTAGACGGAAAGTATACTATTCGTATTGTACTAGGGAATACTAACCTTGAAAAGAAACATGTTGAGCAGGCATGGAAAATTATCAAAGAAAAAGCTTTTGAACTAATTCACTAG
- a CDS encoding gamma-butyrobetaine hydroxylase-like domain-containing protein, which translates to MDSDITPTGIEVSNSEQILEIDWSDGHHSEYALFGLRKNCPCVMCRGGHGNMNTFEMELFFVEPTQYFEIKDIKQIGNHAIKIFWSDGHDNGMYQWETLREMCPCEKCYPEQG; encoded by the coding sequence ATGGATAGCGATATTACACCTACAGGAATTGAAGTTTCTAATAGTGAGCAGATTTTAGAAATAGACTGGTCTGACGGCCACCATTCGGAGTATGCATTATTTGGGCTGCGAAAAAATTGCCCGTGTGTTATGTGCAGGGGTGGGCATGGAAATATGAACACTTTTGAGATGGAGTTGTTTTTTGTTGAGCCTACCCAGTATTTTGAGATCAAAGATATTAAGCAGATTGGCAACCATGCTATCAAGATATTTTGGAGTGACGGCCACGATAATGGTATGTACCAGTGGGAAACGTTACGTGAGATGTGCCCGTGTGAAAAGTGTTATCCTGAGCAGGGTTAA